The Melanotaenia boesemani isolate fMelBoe1 chromosome 17, fMelBoe1.pri, whole genome shotgun sequence genome segment TTCCTGTCGCCAGAGGAGATGCGTTACAGACGTATTTGGGGCGGGTGTGGATGTCCATGAGGAGAGTATCATTTAGCAGAGGATGCAATGAAGCTTTTGTTCTAAAATGCAGAAGCCcactttaaatgttaaaacaaattatacaTAAACCCAACGGGTTTTGCTAGGGGCTGCGCTGGTGGGAGAGCTTTAATAATGTTGGGGTTTCAGTGACTGCCTCAATCAGCACGCTCTGCTCTCTAACCACCGCCGTTCACCGCTGCCTCAGACAGCTGCCTTCACAGCCTGCTTTGAGTTCTGCCCACACACACGCTTAATTCACCCGGTAGTGTTAAGTTGACTTTGCTATAAACCCACAGCGTCCAACTTCACACTTCAGCTTTCCAACGCAGCTGCTCTACCTCTGCTGCCAACCGGAGCCTTTTTCATGAGCTGCATTCTGCAGTGACATTTCTCAGCTCTTCAGATGTGATTATTCACTACACCTCTGATCGACATGAAAGCCTGTTTCCGGTGCATTTATTAAGTTTCTTATCAGCTTTTATCCACTGTCAGTCCTCTTGTTTTTCTTAAGTAGTGCAGCTAACACTAtgcctttttaaatgtcattatttttcaAAGGTAGATACTGagaatttagcattttttaagCTTTGGAAGAAGACAAAGTAGCTGTATTGATTCTCGCTTTTGTAATTAAATGAATTTACTAAATAACCTGCccttttataaaatataaaatgtaatggAAGGTTATTAATCTCttcttcttattgtttttattcttgttctcAGTCTCGGTCTTCTTACTCTTACTCttaattttggaaaaaaagaatcatTTGTGAAAAAATATAACTATTTCAATAAACTATAAAATTCTAACTTTATCCTCGGTATCTTATATCTCTGTCTGCCAGCAATTCAATAACTGGTTTGTCTTTACACAACGTATGGGGAGTCCACTATTAGTTCCCACTACAGCTTTCTCAGCAGGAGGTTTACATGGCTTTTTTGGCATGTGTAACAAATTATCATTTAGTTCCAGTGTTGAGTTCTGAATGAGATGTAATGTGGACCATCGGGGTTTGTCTCCGCTGTCTCCTGAAtaacattttctccctctgccaTGTGTATAAGGAATTATCCAGACCTTTCTGTTATACCTGTATTGTTTGTACACATGTACATACTCAAAATCATTCACtaaattgttattgttgttataCATAAATAGAAATTCAGAAGACAAGACTATTTCCCACATCAGATTCTCATGGGTTGCTTGAGTATCCCTAGAGAATAGCTTTAAATATCCCTATTTTGAATATCTCACAAGTAACATCTCTAACTAAAAGGCAACCCCAGACAGAAATGTTTGACAAACACAGATTTGTTTATTCTTGTTTGCTCGGTACTCTATTCTCTGAACCTTAGCCACAAACGCTACAACTGAACTTGAAGAGTAGGCACTTACTCGTGGCTCATGGATGTGATggtacacacacattcagtctCAGTAGCAAGatttcttttgttgtattttactgtttattgaCCTTATTTCACCTTAGGTCACCTTTCTGCTTCAAATTccactttttttcctgttacCTTGATAGAAATGTTCTCCTCTAAAGGTTGCCTCTTGATCACGCTGCCCCCACCGCTTACACTTATATTAGCTATTTTTGTTGACTGCAGGGGGGCTGAGCTGCTCTTAGTTGAAATCTTTGCCTCACAGTTCACAATACCAACATTATATTTGCTTTTCAAGTTGTGATGTGGGAGGCACACATTGCCCTGCTGAGGACATGGACAGATTATGAAACTGCAGTCTTCCAGGCAAGGATTTGTAAAAGGGCCTATACCTGTCCCACTCAGGACAGACCTACCTAGACTGAAAAAGACACAAACCATCCAACTtccatgttttgcttttgttattctattttacatttttcattattttttcttctgaacaTCATCTTAATGTCTCTGAAGTAAGGCCTGGCCCAGTACACCCATCCATTAATGCTTCTAGTGTTGCTGTTTGGATGTGCTGTTGCTGGTGAGGTTACTTGGTCTGTAAGAATAATTAGGTGGGTGGTGTCTGGCAAAGTTGCATCCATACTGGTAACAGCAGAACATTACTTTATAACAAGGTGATTATTTTTTACCCACATCATGTGTCagggttttaatgttttggctgGTAAGAGTACATGTGTCAGAAGAGCCAGCTGCAAACACAAGAACTGAAAATCTGGTTGTCTCAAATTTTGAACATAAACAGATTAACTCTCGAACATAATCCTGTAATCACAAAGCATAAAGAAATCTGTATGAACTCAGAAGATAAGTCAAGTCTTCTTCTCTCACTAGGACACGCTTGATGCAAAGCTTCAAAGAATCCCACTCCCACGAGTCCCTTCTTTCCCCCAGCAGTGCTGCAGAGGCTCTGGACCTAGTTTTGGATGAAGATGCCATAATCAAGCCCGTCCATTCAAGCATTTTAGGACAAGAGTACTGCTTTGAGGTCTGTCAAGCTTAATGTTTCCTTTCCATGGTTTTATCTAATTggattaatgttttaatgttattgtaTTTATGCAGCTGTACAGGTATGACTGCAGGAGTGCCTCTACAAACTTTGCTTACTGAAGTGACCTATAATGTAATTAAAGCTGCACAATTCAGTTGATTAAGTTTAAATGTcgttttaagaaaaaatgaaatattcataTGTTGGTTCTGGCTGTTCAGACGTGAAGAGTTCCTGCTTTTGATgttataaaatcatttataGATGCTATCTTACtgataattaaatttttatgttAACTGGATGTAAAATGATGTCGTGCTTCATAGCTTTTAAGAAACATGTTAGTGACAATGCAACAGCAGAGTGTAATCAGTGGAGTGCTCTATTAGACAAAGTACATCATGACACTTTTAACAAGATAGTCCAAATGAATTTTCTGCATTATGCCTCTGTAAAATCCTCCACTGTTTGCTATATTGCTACTGAATGTGAAATCAGAATGTAGAAGTGAGCTCTGAACTCCGCACTGCCCTCTAGCGTAGGGCTGAGCAATATATCAAGACTTTTTCATACACAACATATAATAAGGGAATATTGTTTATTTCGAGATaccttgttttgagttaaaactatcttttctttttgcattttttgcacagttgtatttttgttatgatcattgaaaataacttttcattcattttgttttaagagcatttaatttaatatacagctactttaatttcagtgaACTGTTTTAATTAACATGTGCCGCTGATCCTTAACATTTATCAACCAAATTAgaactttctttttgtttaactggaaaaaaattatatcGAGATATGTATTGTATATTGTGATTCAGATAAAAAATTATTGGGATATGAAATTTGGTTtgtatcgcccagccctactgtaGTAGATGAGGTGTTTAACAGCCATTTTAATGTaaggcaggggtgtcaaactctggtcctcaagggccgctatcctgcaggttttagttatttccttgctccaacacacctgaataaaatcaagtgGATCCAAATGGATCTTGTCAATAttttcacaataacccattaattttagtcaggtgtgttagatcagggaaacaatgaaaacctgcaggaaaaccAGCCCTCGAGGAACGGAGTTTGACACCTCTGATGTAAGGCATGCACGTGTCGTATGTGGCAGTGATATCTGACAATGTTTGAGACTAACATACCTTCTTTTATACACAAAGGGAGCCTAAATGAGGCTTTTGAAGATGAGGATGATCTCTGGCTTGCTCAACTGGTTGCAATCTGCAGCTTCACCATTAGATGTCACTAAATCTTACACActgcaacatttattttaaaacaactggCTTACAAAAGTAATTCTTAGTCATAACCACAAATCAAATATTAAGCAATTATggctaaatatgttttttttttgtctttttctgcagGTAACCACCAATTCAGGGACAAAATGTTTTGCCTGCCGTTCAGCTTCAGAAAGAGACAAATGGATTGAAAATCTTCAACGTGCTGTGAAACCTAACAAGGTAGATTCAGTGcagtagatttatttttctagtttaattttCATATCTAAGCCACTGAAACTAATAGAACTTGTGTTTAAATGAACCACACACACTGATCCCtcactttttgtttctttctcaaACGGATGTGAGTAAGGACTGTTATAATGCAGTAATAGAACTCCTCGTTCCACTTTCAGGATAACAGCAGACGGGTGGACAATGTGCTGAAGTTGTGGATCATTGAGGCTCGAGATCTTCCAGCAAAGAAACGCTACTACTGTGAGCTGTGTCTGGATGACATGCTATACGCACGCACCACCAGCAAGCCCCGCACCGACACTGTCTTCTGGGGGGAGCATTTTGAATTTAACAATTTGCCTACCATTCGTAGCCTTCGTTTGCACCTTTACAaggaaacagacaaaaagagacGCAAAGTAAAgacaatgttttattaaattcttttatatatatttgtttttatgtaaaagtacCAGATAATTGTGATAATGATGGTTTTGTTTACTTTCAAGGAAAAAAGCACATACCTTGGGCTTGTCAGCATACCTATATCCAGCATCACTGGCAGGCAGTTTGTGGAGCAGTGGTACCCGGTGATACAATCCAGTGTTCTGGCAAAAAGCGGCGGCGTTGGGAGTACCAAAGTGATCAATGCTTCACTGCGTGTCAAGTCTCGCTACCAGACGATGAATATCTTACCGATGGAGTTGTACAAGGAGTTTGCCGAGTACATTACCAACAACTACCGAACACTGTGTGCAGTCCTGGAGCCGCTGTTGAGTGTGAAAAGTAAAGAAGAGGTGGCGTTTGCTCTAGTGCACATTCTTCAAAGTACAGGGAAGACCAAGGTAAAGCCAAATGTTGCATGTTACCCTGTCCTGAAAACATGCCTGTTTGTACACTTGTTTATCATagtgaacttaaaaaaaaaatcctttctgCTCACTTTACTGAGCTGCAAGTGCAATCTCTTCTCAGGAATTCCTGTCAGACATGGCGATGTGTGAGGTAGATCGATTCATGGACCGTGAGCACTTGATCTTTCGGGAGAACACACTCGCTACAAAGGCTGTGGAAGAGTACCTCAAACTTATAGGTCACAGATACCTCAAGGAAGCTATCGGTGAGACTGCACATCACTGTCTGCACATCACTGTCTTTATATGTGATTGGGAGTAAATCCAATATTTTCATGAAAGACAGGCTACGTCGTGGAGCTTAGTATCAACATTCACTGCAACTTTATGAAAATAATAAGGATGGTAATTACAAAAATGGACAatagaaacttaaaaaaacttgTCTAGTTTGATGAATCTCAATTACAGATGCTATATTCAGATAGTAGGGTCAGAACTTGGTGAAAGCAAtataaaagcatggatccacCCTGCCTTGTATCAGCAGTTCAGACTGGTGGTGGTGTCATGGAtgataaatctgcagcaacagTGTGTTGTTGTAGTTAATAGGAACCAAaatctctgagaaatgtttccagCATCTTATTGGATCTATGccaggcagttctgaaggcaaaaaggGAGTCCAATCCAGTACTAGCAAGATGCAGCTAATAAAGTGATCTGATACTTCCACTGGCATGTGACCTTGTATTCAGCTTCCTCTTGCCCTGGTTCATACATTTATGGCTAAATTACTCCAATATTGAGGTAGCAGCTTCAGAGGAGATGGGGAAgggtgttttcttcttctgcttctacgtttttttttatttaatgaaaaatttcAAATATACAATTTTGAGTTTTTTTAGAGCATAAATTTTTAGAGCATTAATAACTGTTATTAACTGCTGATGTGGTACTTCTTTAAACCAACATTACCTCCAATGGAAGGAGTAGGGCAACTTGCAAACAGATGTTTGAATAGAAGTGGCTATAATTCCCTCTTGATTTGTGATCTCAGTAAATGTGCTCAAAAAGAGTTTATATTCTTAATTGTTACTTTAATGTCTTATTTAATAGAATATGCCTGCAAAGTAGTATCTGCATATATCTGCAGGGACAATTTTGGTAATACCTTTTATAAATGTCATGCTAATAATATATTAACGCTTTCAGAGgacattatatttaatttattagacTTGATGTAATTCATAAATGCTCATAACCATGCCTGACAACTTACTAACATGGCTTAAAAAGTATTATAAATGGTGGACATAATCCATTATATGCATGCAACTATTCTTTTTTCCTCAAGGCTAAAAAGTGTTAAGTGTTTAGTGTATGCAAACCTTTCATTAATAGTCATGCATgattataaacatttttcaagCTTTATAATCAGTGTTTTACCATGAAACACAGTTGTATGACTttctgttttttggggggttttttttGGCCCCAGAAACATAACGAAACCATGTTATACAACTTTCAGGTGACTTTATTCGAGCCTTATACGAGTCTGAGGAGAACTGTGAGGTGGATCCCATGCGTGTCCCACCATCAGTCCTTGTTGACCATCAAGCCAACCTTCGCATGTGCTGCGAGCTCTTACTCTGCAAGATTATCAATTCCCTCTggtcagtttttatttcatcacaaGAGAGCTACATGCAtctatgtatgtttgtatgtatgtgtgtgtgtgtgtgtatgtatgtgtaataCGAAAATATTGCATCTCAAGTTAgcaatattttaacaaaaatgattatttatatttattttacccCCTGTGATGATTAAAAGCATCAAACTATACTAgatattgaaaaataaattctctCATTGAGCTTgatgactttcttttttttttctttttttcattttcagtctcaaACTGCTTTTTTTGCTTGACATTTAAAACCATGTTCTTGTTTCAGCATATTTCCCCGAGAACTGAAGGAAGTTTTTGCCTCGTGGAGAGCCAGATGTGCTGAGCGAGGAAGAGAGGATCTTGCTGACAGCCTCATCAGTTCCTCCCTGTTTCTTCGCTTCATGTGCCCAGCCATTATGTCACCCTCCCTGTTCAACTTAATGCAGGAGTATCCTGCTGAACGCACGTCCCGCACGCTCACACTCATCGCCAAGGTGATGCAAAATCTGGCCAGCTTCAGCAAGTGAGTGTCTAGTCTTCACCTGCTCATTGacattaatttgattcagttcagttttagcTTCACACTTGACACTTGTGTTGGGTGGGATGCATGTCACAGACTCGCATTGCAGTTTTGGCTGTGACGGTGTAAGCTGTTACTCACACAGTGAGCTCTGAGCCTAGCTTCTGTGAAACATTTGTTCATGCTCTCACTCTGCACTGACATGCTTTTTTCAGACTTGAACTAACTTATTTTGGCTTAACTAGGTGTCTGAGATTAATACATCTAAAGTCTTTAAGTAGGTGGTgatattttttactaaaaaaattgattaaatgcTCTCATCTTCACAGCCGTCATAGGATTTGGTACcctgaaacattttaatgtatGTCACTTGATACTTGCTAAACAGAGTCTTAGCTGGACTTCAAACTAATgctatatttttttctgccacatttgtttggaaaatgtatttgttagaTGTGTGTAGTGTATATGAAAAGACTTCACAGAAGCCAAATCTTCTGTCAACTccaaacagcttattctgctatTGATTCTTGTTTGCTATAGTTTAGTGGGTTGGGTGATTCCAGTCTGAAGAACCACTGGCCATTAgcaatttaacaatttattcatttaacaaacagaCCTCACTAGCATATGGAAGAACCATACACAGTCACAACAGCCTGGCACCTTCTCCTCATGCTGGCCACCAGCTTGGTCACACACTggtgtgggatggcatcccgtTCTTCAACCAGCATTTGTTGAAAGTCGGTCATTGTGGTTGTATTGGTCACTCTGGCACAAACAGCACACCCGAGGTGATCCACAAgtatttaaagtgtaactacaccccttactttttgcgtaactccacccactgccaaattttaaaaatgcttgaAACTGCAAgagttggggtgggaggtgtggggtgatcggTAAGCAGAGAGTGGTCGGTTCAGGATAcgcaggcagaaatgattgacagacagcagctcagctcactggcaagatacAAAGTGAGATTCAAAAGCATCTACGCCACAGGGAggtgaggtggaagacttttctcCTCAACTACtcaagaacaaggtggtcccGAACTGTTATCAGTCTGAGCCCTTagcgctggcctgtcagcagctccagcagctctggaaagctgtggtgactcgtggcaggttgtggcagctgcaggaagtgctgctgtaagttgctgctatttgagctgctgtctgtcgccagatgaggatcaacaggcaaagaataaagtccggtgttacttttacacccttcaaaagcacaaatccatcccactgcaggaatatttcatcagaaactcagTGAAAGAATAAAAGTCTTTTGGTAGTTCATatcccttcatatgcattggtgggcgtggttaaaTAGGGAAACAGACTTTTTGACAATCAAAAATTtactggcaaaaaaacaaagaaataatcaaccaagcACATATTTCCATACTTTTTGTACTTATTACACATACATTGCATGCCCTGTGTTTTTCTTGGTGGTATTCTTGGGCCCATGGTTGTATTGAAATCTTTAAGCCCTTATCTGAGACACTGAGCACTCTGCCAAAGGTTTTCACACTCACGATTTTTCTGAATTCATATTCTCTGTAAGCTGACTGGTAAAAAACATCACCAAAGAAAGATGCTGCCATCACCATGTTTCAATGTTGGGATGGTTTTTCTAGAAGCCTGCCACTCCAGCGTCGAAATCTGATGGGTGAAGTGCTGCATTAactgttttgcttttatgtgATGTAACCTGTAAATATTAGCTATGTGTagtgttgcatgttttttttttgtcctcacaTTTCCTGTAATTATTGTTTATGTGTACAGATTCGGACCCAAGGAGGAATACATGTATTTCATGAATGAGTTCCTGGAGATGGAGTGGGGCTCCATGCAGCAGTTTCTCTATGAGATTTCCAACATGGAGACTGGAGGAAACGCAGGAGGCTTTGAAGGCTACATTGACCTGGGCAGAGAGTTGTCCATGCTCCACAGTTTGCTTTGGGAGGTCATGGGTCAGCTTAGCAAGGTGGGAGGAACATCACCACAAGTTAAAGTACACATTTTAATATGGATTTGGCTAAAATGCAGGAAGAGGACACAGAGGATGGATAAAATTTGAATTCTATAAGGATGTTAAATGTTACTGCAATATTGATAAGTTAAGCTCCTGCACTGTTAcccttttaaaaatgaattgcAGGTGTCATATAGTATGAAAGTTATACATATTCTGTGCTTTGCCTGTCAAGTTTATAGATGGTTTTTTAGCAGTTTATCATCATTTATAAATTCAATGATTTTTCCATCTGATACAGATATTGCAGCCTttaatgtggaaatgtacaAAAAACTGAACCTTTATGCAACTGATGGGGACAAAAAGTGTATTGTGGATTGTTTGATGCATATCCTGCTTGACAAGTAACAACCATAAAACCCCTTTTTGTTAGCTGAACAAAGCAAACACTTTCTCAGCCCTTTCTGTAAAGTCGACAGCGGCATCATATCTGAGCTCTTTTCTGCTCATGTTCCTGCATCTTTgtcaataaaaatgacaaacgAAACTGTGTATCTCCCCATGTTCATCCTGCAGGATGCCATTCTCAAATTGGGACCCCTGCCGCGGCTGCTAAATGACATCAGTGTCGCCCTGAGGAACCCGCAACTTCACATGCCTACAAATCACCAGCCGGACCGACCCAAGGACAGACTCTTTACTCGCCCATCTTTCAATCGCCTCATGTCGTCTGACTTCCAAAGCCTTATGATGCGGGACTTAAACAGGTAACttccagcattttctttttaaaaaaaaaaaaaattatgtttgatATCATAAGTCATAGATACGAAATTGATCTATTTAGGGACATACAAATACCAAGTCCCAGTAGGACTGGTCCTGCCGTGGCTCTTTAAAGTCAGTGTCTGGTCATTATTGCAAATGTGCACCTAAGCTACATAAAGACAGGAATTGCTGTTTCACAAGGGTGCAATTAGTTGCAGCTCATAAAAGGGCCAAGGATACACAATAAGTGAGAGTTCAGCAGCTCATTACAACACTGGTGTACTTCTGAGAGCACgttatgttaatgttaatgcACCTCTTTAGGCTTTCAAAGCAGTTTATCAATCAGTAATTTCCAGTGCCATCTGTTCCCCAGACACTCACCCGAACCTTTTCTCACTTTGTTTAAACTCATTTTACCACTCCACCCCATAACagcctgtttaaataaaagctcTTATAGGAAGATGAAAAACAGTGGTAGAATACACAGCACCTAGTTTGTATTTACTGTTGTCCTTCTCACCTAGTATTTATCTGCTTGGGATCAAATCTGCAGCAGTGAACATGTcgatgaataaaatgaatgcaaGCCAACGTGAGGAGTGACACACCTGCCACCACTGACCCCAGCTCTGTTGCACTGTAGTCCCTGACAACACACCGTCTTCTCActgagtttttatttcatgtgcCACATTATGCAACAGTTACATAATTAAACATGTGTAATTCATGCATACTGTGAAATCTTATAGACAGATGCGTGGGATTACAAAATCCCACTGTGATGAACCCAATTAATACTGCATTTTCTGACCTAAGACGGTCAATTTTGATGGTCCGAGTACAGCTAATTTAATCATTGCAACTGATTTATAGTGTGTGGGAACTATCTCTTAACCTTgcctttaaatgaaaataaagaaagaaaccgCCATATTTTCTGGACTCTCTACTCCTCATTGATATTTTTAAGTGTAGCATTTTGTAGTAACTCTGCTGTGTATCTTTAGTTCGATAGACATCTCTCGCCTTCCGTCCCCTACGACTGGAATCTCAGCTGTGGAGTCCCTCTCATCCAATCTGAACATGAGGCGTCTTGCTGAGCGAGACCTCCGTACATCAAGAGAAGTGTTCTACGTCACCCGCCCACCGCTGGCTCGATCCAGCCCTGCATACTGCACGAGCAGCTCAGACATCACAGAGCCTGATCCAAAGGTAGGGGGTGAATTCCTCACGTTTATTTCCCTCTTTGCTCAGTTTTAATCCTGCAGGCTTTTGCCAGAATTCTAAATTGTTCTAAGCAGTTTTGAGTTCTGAATTTGGCTTATGCCCAATTCTTGATGActtgtaaacaaaatgaaaatatttgtaCCAAGCATTTTGACTACAACCTGGTTTGCAGGTTgcatcctttaaaaataattttgcgATTTCATCATATACAGTATAGATGTTTATCACGAGTCTCAGAGAATCTTGAGACACAGACTGAAAATTACCTCAGAGACCACAGTCTTCAGTCCCTTAGGTAACACTGCATTAAAGTGTTTCTTTAGTTGGAATCACCAAATGGGGTCTATAGCACTTCTGAAGACCATCATCAGTGAGCAGTGCCAGTCAAAGCCATGTTGAGCTCATTACAGCCGCCTCATTAAAAACCAGTATTAACGTGTAGTAATGAATAGTGCTTATAAAGGCTGCTACTGATTAACTAATCCAAATCACACTTAGTTAGAATTAAGTGGTCCATTAAAAGAATATGTGAGAGCATGagttaagacaacaaagttTACAATAACTAGAATATAAGTACAGTATCAAATTGGAGTACTAATGacataaggaaataaaatgtattcaaagtaaaataaaacagtatgtATAAAACCTGCTGATTGTTGACCCCTGGGGGTCTGGGGGCTCTTCCTCTGCCAGGTGGGTGCGTGGTCATCTCTGCTGTGGGTTGCGGGTGTTTCATGTTCTACTGGAATTTTTGGGTGTTGGGGCTCTTTGTCTGTTCTGGTACTTTGAGGGGGGTGCGTTTGCCTTTACATGACTGCAGTCATCATTAAAGACaacttatttcttttatattatactcacactcatgcacacacacacatttatgctCAGACAGTTGtgttatcctgcaggttttaatcaCGGATTAAACATCTACTTGTTGCTGttattgttcatgtttttagcagtttgtgttcttgcAGGTAATCCTGATGGTTCTCTGCTTTTACAGTgactttgttttgtgttaagtttcttacaggtgtagcagttggttgtctggtgttcaTGTTTGGGTTTTGATTGTACAGATGTTCCtgttgttttccatcttttaaagATTTGACTCCGTCATTGTATTTGGCTTGATGCTGAACAGGAAAcggtttaaaacaaacaaacagacacacaaaaaactgaTTAGCTAAgttgtaaagataaaaaaaataagtatagCCAAAATCTGTTTGTTGTACAGTTATTAAATACAGAATTTTTATCGgtatttaatgaaaatgaaaacacaattcCTCTGCCCCTTCTTTAGATTTTGGAACTAAATCCTTGTGTTTTAAAAGTGCATCTGAAATGACAAAGAGAACGGCTGTAAAATGTACCTACAGATATTTAGTTTTCATATCAATTACCGTTTATGTACATAAGTGCAAAATTATTAGATGTTAATTGGATTAATTAACatcaattcagaaaaaaatgaacaaccAGATAGTTATAACCAATTAAGATAATAGTGgtgtataaagaataaaatgactATTACACCAATTTGACAAACACTTTGGTTTCAGCCATCTTGTGTAGGAAGTAGGCAACAATCAGGAAATTACATAACAATAAGTAAGCTAACGGCCCACTTTAAAAGCTTATTTAGCTCATATATGTATCCGCTGACTTGATTTAACCTTTTCAACACCTGCTGAGACAAATTTTACTTGCTATGGTAACTGAAGAACAGGCAGAATAGTCACAGTTCACTGGTGTTTCCATTAGTGCATAAAAACTCACAAATAACaagatataaaaacacaatctcTTTGTGCTGGCGCTGAGATAGACCCAGatcaagaaaaaaactgctgagCTGTAGtgaagaacattttttaaatcagattatctGAACGACTTTAAAaagctacagaaaaaaacatgagctTTATGCATCAAtcttaaaacatttacattctGGTCGCTGTATAAACTTAGCATAAAAACTGATGTTTGGTTGATTGTTTCTCctctttaataataccaattgTTACTCTATTATACAAGATTGCAGGGGATTTTCGGACATTTTGGGGGTACAACGCACATGTTTAG includes the following:
- the LOC121628044 gene encoding ras/Rap GTPase-activating protein SynGAP-like isoform X1 codes for the protein MDTSSKSWLPHQSQFGLVGQVEVCCGGPGVLTPNQSRRASFASVRQSSMETPPNTTPQPFRQPSFLNRRLKGSIKRAKSQPKLDRTSSFRQMILPRFRSADQERTRLMQSFKESHSHESLLSPSSAAEALDLVLDEDAIIKPVHSSILGQEYCFEVTTNSGTKCFACRSASERDKWIENLQRAVKPNKNSSFHFQDNSRRVDNVLKLWIIEARDLPAKKRYYCELCLDDMLYARTTSKPRTDTVFWGEHFEFNNLPTIRSLRLHLYKETDKKRRKEKSTYLGLVSIPISSITGRQFVEQWYPVIQSSVLAKSGGVGSTKVINASLRVKSRYQTMNILPMELYKEFAEYITNNYRTLCAVLEPLLSVKSKEEVAFALVHILQSTGKTKEFLSDMAMCEVDRFMDREHLIFRENTLATKAVEEYLKLIGHRYLKEAIGDFIRALYESEENCEVDPMRVPPSVLVDHQANLRMCCELLLCKIINSLCIFPRELKEVFASWRARCAERGREDLADSLISSSLFLRFMCPAIMSPSLFNLMQEYPAERTSRTLTLIAKVMQNLASFSKFGPKEEYMYFMNEFLEMEWGSMQQFLYEISNMETGGNAGGFEGYIDLGRELSMLHSLLWEVMGQLSKDAILKLGPLPRLLNDISVALRNPQLHMPTNHQPDRPKDRLFTRPSFNRLMSSDFQSLMMRDLNSSIDISRLPSPTTGISAVESLSSNLNMRRLAERDLRTSREVFYVTRPPLARSSPAYCTSSSDITEPDPKVHSVNKSVSMMDLQDSRMNSISNLNSVGDMLASSQASIAGLGHSFGNLGGPLRMGGHLPPGSSGSGLRLSQMGHVGGPTESISQQQQQAAAAMHFPLSFQNPLFHLAAQNSPAQSQPPPPPLLLAPEPENGHPDYPPAFGNSAFSRSEDLSALRSQSSLVQPSIVHSHSYSDDFTRQNQSNDYAWHQLSLQVQESLQQQHLMGVTSQTGTGTGTPASLATPPTTVHPVRQTSIAPQHLKSQRSINTPATATPPKVRPQSRNLLLDSSDASFSGSQPKSRQTQQMPQQQQQQLQQPQQDAQLSVTDSPAPGLPFQTSSAKENQPPAAVAEESTDTPTKSTKKPQQSQLQPPQQHLLKPVANKQGNSPAMNERTVAWVSNMPHLSADIESLRPDREGQLKEYSKSMDESRLDRVREYEEEIHSLKERLKMSHRKLEEYEQRLVSQEQQTSKILQQYQNRLEDSERRLKQQQLEKDSQIKGIISRLLAVEDELRGGAIPDIKPRILTDQSISHGYGGLPGS
- the LOC121628044 gene encoding ras/Rap GTPase-activating protein SynGAP-like isoform X5, with amino-acid sequence METPPNTTPQPFRQPSFLNRRLKGSIKRAKSQPKLDRTSSFRQMILPRFRSADQERTRLMQSFKESHSHESLLSPSSAAEALDLVLDEDAIIKPVHSSILGQEYCFEVTTNSGTKCFACRSASERDKWIENLQRAVKPNKNSSFHFQDNSRRVDNVLKLWIIEARDLPAKKRYYCELCLDDMLYARTTSKPRTDTVFWGEHFEFNNLPTIRSLRLHLYKETDKKRRKEKSTYLGLVSIPISSITGRQFVEQWYPVIQSSVLAKSGGVGSTKVINASLRVKSRYQTMNILPMELYKEFAEYITNNYRTLCAVLEPLLSVKSKEEVAFALVHILQSTGKTKEFLSDMAMCEVDRFMDREHLIFRENTLATKAVEEYLKLIGHRYLKEAIGDFIRALYESEENCEVDPMRVPPSVLVDHQANLRMCCELLLCKIINSLCIFPRELKEVFASWRARCAERGREDLADSLISSSLFLRFMCPAIMSPSLFNLMQEYPAERTSRTLTLIAKVMQNLASFSKFGPKEEYMYFMNEFLEMEWGSMQQFLYEISNMETGGNAGGFEGYIDLGRELSMLHSLLWEVMGQLSKDAILKLGPLPRLLNDISVALRNPQLHMPTNHQPDRPKDRLFTRPSFNRLMSSDFQSLMMRDLNSSIDISRLPSPTTGISAVESLSSNLNMRRLAERDLRTSREVFYVTRPPLARSSPAYCTSSSDITEPDPKVHSVNKSVSMMDLQDSRMNSISNLNSVGDMLASSQASIAGLGHSFGNLGGPLRMGGHLPPGSSGSGLRLSQMGHVGGPTESISQQQQQAAAAMHFPLSFQNPLFHLAAQNSPAQSQPPPPPLLLAPEPENGHPDYPPAFGNSAFSRSEDLSALRSQSSLVQPSIVHSHSYSDDFTRQNQSNDYAWHQLSLQVQESLQQQHLMGVTSQTGTGTGTPASLATPPTTVHPVRQTSIAPQHLKSQRSINTPATATPPKVRPQSRNLLLDSSDASFSGSQPKSRQTQQMPQQQQQQLQQPQQDAQLSVTDSPAPGLPFQTSSAKENQPPAAVAEESTDTPTKSTKKPQQSQLQPPQQHLLKPVANKQGNSPAMNERTVAWVSNMPHLSADIESLRPDREGQLKEYSKSMDESRLDRVREYEEEIHSLKERLKMSHRKLEEYEQRLVSQEQQTSKILQQYQNRLEDSERRLKQQQLEKDSQIKGIISRLLAVEDELRGGAIPDIKPRILTDQSISHGYGGLPGS